Proteins from a genomic interval of Deltaproteobacteria bacterium HGW-Deltaproteobacteria-6:
- a CDS encoding molybdopterin dehydrogenase, protein MRQVYLPQTLADLWSCLNANPDALIFAGGTDLFVKMRAARTDATVLIGLERIAELSGIGEDDGEIWIGACATHENILRHPLIAAHLPVLVQALRTLGSPPIRTMGTIGGNICTASPAGDTLPPLYVLRADVEIASQKGSRSVSVPDFIAGPGKTRLAPGEIITGVRVKKPAEFNFHHFEKVGQRKSMSCAVASMAALLRITPSGMIEACRLAWGSVGPAVMTDAGIEDFLTGKKLSQETLSAAAEKIVRFVLPIDDVRAAADYRRTVSGNLILRLSGMEKPAAELKRQSPSEGM, encoded by the coding sequence ATGAGACAGGTTTACCTTCCTCAAACTCTTGCCGATCTGTGGTCCTGTCTCAATGCAAACCCTGATGCCCTGATATTTGCGGGCGGCACGGACCTGTTTGTCAAAATGCGCGCCGCCAGGACGGATGCAACCGTCCTGATCGGACTGGAAAGGATTGCAGAACTAAGCGGTATCGGGGAAGATGATGGTGAAATTTGGATAGGCGCTTGTGCCACGCATGAAAATATTCTGCGCCATCCTCTGATTGCGGCGCACCTGCCTGTTCTTGTCCAGGCTCTCAGGACGCTGGGGTCTCCTCCGATCCGAACAATGGGAACCATTGGCGGCAATATCTGTACGGCCTCACCGGCGGGGGACACTCTGCCGCCTTTGTATGTGCTGCGGGCGGACGTAGAGATTGCTTCACAGAAAGGCAGTCGATCCGTGTCTGTCCCGGACTTCATCGCCGGTCCCGGAAAGACACGGCTTGCGCCGGGCGAAATCATCACAGGCGTTCGCGTAAAAAAGCCTGCGGAATTCAACTTTCATCATTTTGAAAAAGTCGGACAGCGCAAGTCAATGTCCTGCGCGGTTGCCAGCATGGCCGCTCTTCTCAGGATCACGCCTTCCGGAATGATTGAAGCGTGCCGTCTGGCCTGGGGCAGTGTCGGTCCCGCCGTTATGACGGATGCCGGAATTGAAGACTTTCTGACCGGTAAAAAACTGTCGCAAGAGACGCTCTCCGCTGCCGCCGAGAAAATTGTCCGCTTTGTTTTGCCGATTGATGATGTCCGGGCCGCGGCGGATTATCGCCGGACTGTATCAGGCAATCTCATTCTGCGGCTTTCCGGTATGGAGAAGCCCGCTGCGGAATTGAAGAGACAAAGCCCTTCGGAAGGGATGTAA
- a CDS encoding ferredoxin, translating to MNIRFTLNGKAIDMETAADRRVVDLLREDLGLTGTKEGCGAGECGTCSILVNGEHRLSCLMIAAQLSGRDIVTIEGLSEKDRLHPLQESFIRHGAVQCGFCTPGMIIGAAALLKHNPRPLREEIRAGLAGNLCRCTGYQKIVDAVAAATRREEEKP from the coding sequence ATGAATATCCGGTTTACGCTCAACGGGAAGGCAATAGACATGGAAACCGCCGCGGATCGGCGCGTGGTGGATCTTCTGCGGGAAGACCTCGGGTTGACAGGCACCAAGGAAGGATGCGGCGCCGGTGAATGCGGGACCTGTTCTATCCTTGTGAACGGCGAACACCGTTTGTCCTGCCTGATGATCGCGGCGCAACTTTCAGGCCGGGATATTGTGACCATCGAAGGGCTGTCTGAAAAGGACCGTTTGCATCCGCTTCAGGAATCTTTCATTCGCCATGGAGCGGTGCAATGCGGGTTTTGTACGCCGGGCATGATTATCGGGGCGGCGGCGCTCCTGAAACACAATCCACGGCCCTTACGGGAAGAGATCCGCGCGGGACTTGCCGGAAATCTCTGCCGCTGCACGGGATACCAGAAGATCGTGGACGCCGTCGCAGCGGCTACGCGCCGTGAGGAGGAAAAACCATGA
- a CDS encoding carbon monoxide dehydrogenase gives MPEIGKSFARPDAAAKVTGAEKYAVDYYGDNLLWAGVRRAGVAHGRIRNLDTSAAAHLPGVVAVLTGRDVTGANRQGIVHKDQPVLATDKVRYSGDAVALVLAENRETLKQAIDLIEVDIEPLPGVFTVEEALKPGAPVLHEDYPGGNVLLKAEIKAGDGESAIAGCDILIEETFDVPMQAHAFLETENGIAWQEADGRVVLIASTQAPFRDKWEISHALGLAMDKMRVISPYLGGAFGGKDGATVQCFLMLAALHAQGRPVKMWWNREENFAAGYKRHAVHMHYRLGAKSDGTLQALHCRLYYNTGAYAHLGGEVMALGMEHAGGPYRIPHTLIEGWCVYTNNPVAGAMRGFGVAQVSFAIEQMMDLLAAKLNINPLALRRKNALRRGDRNTSGVTMTQSTGILDCLTALAENPLWLNRNDWKQNAGPFKKRGVGVSAVFNAMGYGRGLPDSAIAKIELTTEGRIRVYNGVTDMGQGNATAFVQIAGQILCQENTRIELVQPDTDRTLPSGSSSAGRTTYTYGNALIKASEALRRKIIGRAALVLLADTLEHLELLSGRVRDLQSGREIPLEMIGSMMAAEDRVCISQFLMPVVRDKLDTGKEFIIGFPHLIFSYAAHLACIEVDTLTGAVDVKAYAAATEAGRVLNPQTFTQQVQGAIAQGIGYALYEEIMMEQGRLLTPNFTTYHIPGAMDIPEINSQIVETWEPSGPYGMKGVGEVGSNGPLPAIANALADACGIRLTCSPLKQERVLEALSRSRREGGRS, from the coding sequence ATTCCGGAAATCGGCAAATCCTTTGCGCGGCCTGATGCGGCGGCCAAAGTGACCGGAGCCGAAAAATACGCCGTGGATTATTACGGGGACAATCTGCTCTGGGCCGGTGTGCGCCGCGCAGGTGTTGCCCATGGCCGTATCCGCAATTTGGACACGTCGGCCGCCGCGCACCTTCCCGGTGTGGTGGCTGTGTTGACAGGCCGTGACGTCACCGGCGCCAATCGTCAGGGAATTGTCCACAAGGATCAGCCGGTCCTTGCCACGGATAAGGTCCGCTATTCGGGTGACGCCGTTGCGCTGGTTCTGGCGGAAAATCGGGAAACTCTGAAACAAGCCATCGATCTTATCGAAGTTGACATTGAACCCCTGCCGGGGGTTTTTACCGTTGAAGAAGCTCTGAAACCGGGCGCGCCTGTGCTTCACGAGGATTATCCCGGCGGCAATGTTCTGCTGAAAGCCGAAATCAAGGCCGGCGACGGCGAAAGCGCGATTGCGGGTTGCGATATTCTGATTGAAGAAACTTTCGATGTTCCCATGCAGGCTCATGCCTTCCTCGAAACGGAAAACGGCATTGCCTGGCAGGAGGCGGACGGTCGTGTTGTCCTGATTGCCTCGACGCAGGCGCCCTTTCGCGACAAGTGGGAAATCAGCCATGCGCTGGGATTGGCCATGGATAAGATGCGTGTCATCAGCCCCTATCTGGGCGGCGCTTTCGGAGGCAAGGACGGCGCCACGGTGCAGTGCTTTCTGATGCTGGCCGCCCTTCATGCGCAAGGCAGGCCGGTCAAGATGTGGTGGAACAGGGAAGAAAATTTTGCGGCCGGCTACAAGCGCCATGCCGTCCATATGCATTATCGGCTCGGGGCCAAATCCGACGGAACACTTCAGGCGCTGCATTGCCGCCTCTACTATAATACGGGAGCCTACGCGCATCTGGGCGGAGAGGTCATGGCCCTGGGCATGGAACATGCCGGGGGACCATACCGCATTCCTCACACGCTTATCGAAGGCTGGTGCGTTTATACGAACAACCCTGTTGCCGGCGCCATGCGCGGCTTCGGTGTCGCGCAGGTCAGTTTTGCCATCGAGCAGATGATGGATCTGCTGGCTGCAAAACTGAACATCAACCCTCTGGCGCTGCGCAGGAAAAATGCGCTGCGCCGTGGAGACCGGAACACTTCCGGCGTCACCATGACTCAGTCCACAGGCATTCTCGACTGCCTTACGGCGCTTGCAGAAAATCCGCTCTGGCTCAATCGCAACGACTGGAAGCAAAACGCCGGACCCTTTAAAAAAAGAGGCGTGGGCGTATCCGCCGTGTTTAACGCGATGGGCTATGGACGCGGCCTGCCCGATTCAGCCATTGCCAAAATTGAGCTGACAACGGAGGGACGAATCCGGGTCTATAACGGAGTAACCGATATGGGGCAGGGCAACGCCACCGCCTTTGTCCAGATTGCCGGACAGATTTTGTGTCAGGAAAATACGCGCATTGAGCTTGTCCAGCCGGACACGGACCGGACGCTTCCTTCCGGATCGTCCTCGGCAGGACGCACGACTTATACCTATGGCAACGCCCTGATTAAAGCCAGTGAAGCGCTCCGGCGTAAAATTATCGGCCGCGCGGCGCTGGTTCTTCTGGCCGACACTCTGGAGCATCTGGAGCTTTTGTCGGGGCGTGTCCGCGACCTGCAATCCGGCCGCGAAATTCCGCTGGAGATGATCGGTTCGATGATGGCGGCGGAAGACCGGGTCTGCATCAGCCAGTTTCTCATGCCTGTTGTCCGCGACAAACTGGATACGGGGAAGGAATTTATCATCGGCTTTCCCCATCTTATTTTTTCCTATGCCGCCCATTTGGCTTGCATTGAAGTGGACACACTGACCGGCGCCGTCGATGTCAAGGCTTATGCCGCCGCAACCGAGGCGGGACGCGTCCTCAACCCGCAGACCTTTACGCAGCAGGTGCAGGGCGCGATTGCCCAGGGCATCGGTTACGCGCTCTATGAAGAAATCATGATGGAGCAGGGGCGTCTGCTGACGCCGAATTTCACCACCTATCATATTCCCGGCGCGATGGATATTCCGGAAATCAACTCGCAGATTGTGGAAACCTGGGAGCCGTCTGGTCCCTATGGCATGAAGGGCGTCGGTGAAGTCGGCTCCAACGGCCCGCTACCTGCCATTGCCAATGCTCTGGCCGACGCCTGCGGCATCCGTTTGACCTGTTCTCCCCTGAAACAGGAACGGGTGCTTGAGGCTTTGTCTCGGTCCCGTCGGGAAGGAGGCCGGTCATGA
- a CDS encoding dehydrogenase: MTSVSMEKGFYRFIADSFSSPRPIVLATIIFRSGSAPREAGTTMAIFENNESVGTIGGGALEAQVLKAAAKVIACRQSVCLKFSFNDQQNVKGGMICGGQVEVLVDFLEGNDALSAGLFMKIACACEAGKPAWLIWSVHPDHSNETFVKTGLGVMSGDDIDAGSLDLTGFDLNSLKQACHPDEARLVTGSGGIRYLIQPVFPRERVIIAGAGHIGRKLAALCDITGFATVIIDDRPDFAGRDRFPESEIVIPEASFENCFAGLSIGLNDRIVIVTRGHEHDRTVLFQAMESGAGYIGMIGSRRKRDAIYESLRQDGVSAEDLARVHCPIGLDIGAQTPAEIAVSIVAELIALRTGTGSK, translated from the coding sequence ATGACGAGTGTTTCAATGGAGAAAGGATTTTACCGTTTTATTGCCGACAGTTTTTCGAGTCCGCGGCCAATCGTTCTGGCAACGATTATCTTCCGTTCGGGATCGGCTCCCCGCGAAGCAGGAACCACCATGGCCATTTTCGAAAATAATGAAAGCGTGGGAACCATCGGGGGCGGCGCCCTGGAGGCACAGGTTTTGAAAGCTGCGGCAAAGGTTATCGCCTGCCGGCAATCCGTCTGTCTGAAATTCTCGTTCAACGATCAGCAAAACGTCAAAGGCGGCATGATCTGCGGCGGACAGGTAGAAGTCCTTGTCGATTTCCTGGAAGGCAATGATGCTTTATCGGCCGGCCTGTTCATGAAGATCGCCTGCGCTTGCGAGGCAGGAAAGCCCGCCTGGCTTATCTGGTCCGTTCACCCGGATCATAGTAACGAAACGTTTGTGAAGACCGGCCTGGGTGTCATGTCCGGAGATGATATCGATGCCGGTTCTCTGGATCTGACGGGGTTTGACCTCAACAGTTTGAAACAGGCGTGCCATCCGGACGAGGCAAGACTTGTAACGGGCAGCGGCGGCATCCGATATCTGATTCAACCCGTTTTTCCGCGGGAGCGGGTTATCATCGCGGGAGCCGGCCACATTGGCCGGAAACTGGCCGCTCTGTGCGACATAACCGGTTTCGCCACCGTCATCATTGACGACCGTCCGGATTTTGCCGGTCGCGACCGTTTTCCCGAATCAGAGATTGTGATTCCGGAGGCATCCTTTGAAAACTGCTTCGCCGGCCTGTCCATAGGCCTCAACGACCGGATTGTCATTGTTACACGGGGGCACGAGCACGACCGGACTGTTCTTTTTCAGGCCATGGAGAGCGGCGCAGGCTATATCGGCATGATCGGAAGCCGCAGAAAGCGCGACGCCATCTACGAAAGCCTCCGGCAAGACGGCGTAAGCGCGGAAGACCTGGCGCGCGTCCACTGCCCGATCGGCCTCGATATCGGCGCGCAAACGCCCGCGGAAATAGCCGTGAGCATCGTCGCTGAACTGATTGCGCTGCGCACCGGAACAGGATCAAAATGA